A portion of the Leptospira licerasiae serovar Varillal str. VAR 010 genome contains these proteins:
- a CDS encoding TIGR04452 family lipoprotein codes for MKKINILIITLLYSFLANCIVVDTLGLTDTYKGDVAKRRLLDAAMIGDSLTARAAFTAQGYTGQELESYIIADVIYVSFIDEMVFKIDESKYYKKDDIDDCAKILQSLGVILDFDSFTTYASNVNCNLSPNDLLIDKNMAESSNNPSKNK; via the coding sequence ATGAAAAAGATTAATATACTTATAATAACATTATTATATAGTTTTCTGGCAAATTGTATAGTTGTTGATACTTTAGGTCTTACTGATACTTACAAAGGTGACGTTGCAAAGAGAAGACTTTTAGATGCGGCGATGATTGGGGATTCCCTTACTGCGAGGGCTGCTTTTACAGCACAAGGTTATACAGGACAGGAATTAGAATCATATATAATTGCCGACGTGATATATGTATCTTTCATTGACGAAATGGTATTTAAGATCGACGAATCTAAATATTATAAAAAGGACGATATTGACGATTGTGCAAAAATACTTCAATCTCTCGGAGTCATTTTAGACTTTGATTCATTTACCACTTATGCAAGCAATGTAAATTGCAACTTAAGCCCAAACGATTTGTTAATCGATAAAAACATGGCCGAAAGTTCTAATAATCCTTCGAAAAATAAGTAA